From Motacilla alba alba isolate MOTALB_02 chromosome 20, Motacilla_alba_V1.0_pri, whole genome shotgun sequence, the proteins below share one genomic window:
- the CSTF1 gene encoding cleavage stimulation factor subunit 1 isoform X2, which yields MSGRRVAAACDRRQLPRGMGSMAAPLLDPRPLRLPFLEADAPPRQSLLTMYRTKVSLKDRQQLYKLIISQLLYDGYINIANGLINEIKPQSVCAPSEQLLHLIKLGMENDDSAVQYAIGRSDTVAPGTGIDLEFDADVQTMSPEASEYETCYVTSHKGPCRVATYSRDGQLIATGSADASIKILDTERMLAKSAMPIEVMMNETAQQNMENHPVIRTLYDHVDEVTCLAFHPTEQILASGSRDYTLKLFDYSKPSAKRAFKYIQEAEMLRSISFHPSGDFILVGTQHPTLRLYDINTFQCFVSCNPQDQHTDAICSVNYNASANMYVTGSKDGCIKLWDGVSNRCITTFEKAHDGAEVCSAIFSKNSKYILSSGKDSVAKLWEISTGRTLVKYTGAGLSGRQVHRTQAVFNHTEDYVLLPDERTISLCCWDSRTAERRNLLSLGHNSIVRCIVHSPTNPGFMTCSDDYRARFWYRRSTTD from the exons ATGTCGGGTCGCCGTGTCGCTGCAGCGTGTGACAGACGACAGCTGCCCCGGGGCATGGGGAGCATGGCAGCCCCGCTGCTCGACCCGCGCCCGCTCCGGCTGCCCTTTCTCGAGGCTGAC GCCCCCCCAAGGCAGTCCCTGCTCACAATGTATAGGACAAAAGTCAGTTTGAAAGACCGTCAGCAACTTTACAAACTGATCATTAGCCAGCTGCTTTATGATGGATACATCAACATTGCCAATGGCTTGATAAATGAGATCAAACCACAGTCTGTCTGTGCGCCCTCTGAACAACTGCTGCACCTAATTAAGTTAG GCATGGAGAACGACGACAGCGCCGTGCAGTACGCCATCGGCCGCTCGGACACCGTGGCGCCGGGCACCGGCATCGACCTGGAGTTCGACGCCGACGTGCAGACCATGTCCCCCGAGGCGTCCGAGTACGAGACCTGCTACGTGACATCCCACAAGGGGCCCTGCCGCGTGGCCACCTACAGCAGGGACGGGCAGCTGATTGCCACGGGCTCGGCCGACGCCTCCATCAAAATCCTGGACACCGAGAGGATGCTGGCCAAGAGCGCCATGCCCATCGAG GTCATGATGAACgagacagcacagcagaacaTGGAGAACCACCCGGTGATCCGGACTCTGTACGATCACGTGGATGAAGTGACGTGTTTAGCTTTCCACCCAACAGAACAGATCCTGGCTTCTGGCTCAAGGGACTACACACTTAAATTGTTTGATTATTCAAAACCTTCTGCCAAAAGAGCCTTCAAATACATCCAG GAAGCAGAGATGTTACGCTCCATTTCTTTCCACCCTTCTGGGGATTTCATCCTGGTGGGGACCCAGCACCCAACCCTTCGTTTGTACGACATCAACACCTTCCAGTGCTTCGTGTCCTGCAACCCCCAGGACCAGCACACCGACGCCATCTGCTCTGTCAACTACAACGCCAGCGCCAACATGTACGTGACGGGCAGCAAGGATGGCTGCATCAAACTCTGGGATGGGGTCTCCAACCGCTGCATCACCACCTTTGAGAAGGCACACGATGGAGCTGAAGTCTGTTCTGCTATTTTCTCCAAAAATTCCAAGTATATTTTGTCCAGTGGGAAAGACTCTGTGGCTAAACTCTGGGAGATTTCCACTGGTCGGACGCTGGTGAAATACACAG GTGCTGGTTTGAGCGGCCGCCAGGTGCACAGGACTCAGGCAGTGTTCAACCACACGGAGGATTACGTGCTGCTGCCCGACGAGAGGACcatcagcctgtgctgctgggactcGCGCACGGCCGAGCGCAGGaacctgctgtccctgggccacAACAGCATCGTGCGCTGCATCGTGCACTCCCCCACCAACCCCGGCTTCATGACCTGCAGCGACGACTACAGGGCCAGGTTCTGGTACAGGAGATCCACCACGGACTGA
- the CSTF1 gene encoding cleavage stimulation factor subunit 1 isoform X1, producing the protein MSGRRVAAACDRRQLPRGMGSMAAPLLDPRPLRLPFLEADSRLPSMCGRSMQQPSRRSVLRARPPPPLPPPPLDALRAPAAILGAERGRQKEGSAPPRQSLLTMYRTKVSLKDRQQLYKLIISQLLYDGYINIANGLINEIKPQSVCAPSEQLLHLIKLGMENDDSAVQYAIGRSDTVAPGTGIDLEFDADVQTMSPEASEYETCYVTSHKGPCRVATYSRDGQLIATGSADASIKILDTERMLAKSAMPIEVMMNETAQQNMENHPVIRTLYDHVDEVTCLAFHPTEQILASGSRDYTLKLFDYSKPSAKRAFKYIQEAEMLRSISFHPSGDFILVGTQHPTLRLYDINTFQCFVSCNPQDQHTDAICSVNYNASANMYVTGSKDGCIKLWDGVSNRCITTFEKAHDGAEVCSAIFSKNSKYILSSGKDSVAKLWEISTGRTLVKYTGAGLSGRQVHRTQAVFNHTEDYVLLPDERTISLCCWDSRTAERRNLLSLGHNSIVRCIVHSPTNPGFMTCSDDYRARFWYRRSTTD; encoded by the exons ATGTCGGGTCGCCGTGTCGCTGCAGCGTGTGACAGACGACAGCTGCCCCGGGGCATGGGGAGCATGGCAGCCCCGCTGCTCGACCCGCGCCCGCTCCGGCTGCCCTTTCTCGAGGCTGAC AGCCGCCTCCCATCGATGTGCGGGCGCTCGATGCAGCAGCCTTCGCGGAGGAGCGTCCTGcgggcccggccgcccccgccgctgccgccgccgccgctcgaTGCGCTCCGCGCTCCCGCCGCCATCTTAGGGGCAGAGCGCGGGCGGCAGAAGGAAGGCTCG GCCCCCCCAAGGCAGTCCCTGCTCACAATGTATAGGACAAAAGTCAGTTTGAAAGACCGTCAGCAACTTTACAAACTGATCATTAGCCAGCTGCTTTATGATGGATACATCAACATTGCCAATGGCTTGATAAATGAGATCAAACCACAGTCTGTCTGTGCGCCCTCTGAACAACTGCTGCACCTAATTAAGTTAG GCATGGAGAACGACGACAGCGCCGTGCAGTACGCCATCGGCCGCTCGGACACCGTGGCGCCGGGCACCGGCATCGACCTGGAGTTCGACGCCGACGTGCAGACCATGTCCCCCGAGGCGTCCGAGTACGAGACCTGCTACGTGACATCCCACAAGGGGCCCTGCCGCGTGGCCACCTACAGCAGGGACGGGCAGCTGATTGCCACGGGCTCGGCCGACGCCTCCATCAAAATCCTGGACACCGAGAGGATGCTGGCCAAGAGCGCCATGCCCATCGAG GTCATGATGAACgagacagcacagcagaacaTGGAGAACCACCCGGTGATCCGGACTCTGTACGATCACGTGGATGAAGTGACGTGTTTAGCTTTCCACCCAACAGAACAGATCCTGGCTTCTGGCTCAAGGGACTACACACTTAAATTGTTTGATTATTCAAAACCTTCTGCCAAAAGAGCCTTCAAATACATCCAG GAAGCAGAGATGTTACGCTCCATTTCTTTCCACCCTTCTGGGGATTTCATCCTGGTGGGGACCCAGCACCCAACCCTTCGTTTGTACGACATCAACACCTTCCAGTGCTTCGTGTCCTGCAACCCCCAGGACCAGCACACCGACGCCATCTGCTCTGTCAACTACAACGCCAGCGCCAACATGTACGTGACGGGCAGCAAGGATGGCTGCATCAAACTCTGGGATGGGGTCTCCAACCGCTGCATCACCACCTTTGAGAAGGCACACGATGGAGCTGAAGTCTGTTCTGCTATTTTCTCCAAAAATTCCAAGTATATTTTGTCCAGTGGGAAAGACTCTGTGGCTAAACTCTGGGAGATTTCCACTGGTCGGACGCTGGTGAAATACACAG GTGCTGGTTTGAGCGGCCGCCAGGTGCACAGGACTCAGGCAGTGTTCAACCACACGGAGGATTACGTGCTGCTGCCCGACGAGAGGACcatcagcctgtgctgctgggactcGCGCACGGCCGAGCGCAGGaacctgctgtccctgggccacAACAGCATCGTGCGCTGCATCGTGCACTCCCCCACCAACCCCGGCTTCATGACCTGCAGCGACGACTACAGGGCCAGGTTCTGGTACAGGAGATCCACCACGGACTGA